One genomic window of Paeniglutamicibacter sp. Y32M11 includes the following:
- a CDS encoding NUDIX domain-containing protein, whose product MPKILTIAALQLLDAAGRILLVRKRGTSVFMQPGGKLEPGEAPLSAVLREVQEETGLIFAPDEVISMGLWKGAAANEADTDIHAHLFAARTEAAPNIQAEIEAMMWLDPAEAMEREDIAPLLRFKVLPGLLGL is encoded by the coding sequence GTGCCAAAGATTCTCACCATCGCTGCCCTACAACTTCTAGACGCTGCTGGACGCATCCTCCTTGTCCGTAAACGCGGCACAAGCGTGTTCATGCAACCCGGCGGAAAATTGGAGCCCGGAGAAGCCCCGCTGTCCGCAGTGCTGCGTGAAGTTCAGGAAGAAACTGGCCTAATTTTTGCGCCTGACGAAGTCATTTCGATGGGCCTTTGGAAGGGTGCCGCGGCCAATGAGGCGGACACCGACATCCATGCCCACCTCTTTGCTGCGCGCACCGAGGCTGCACCAAATATCCAGGCCGAAATCGAAGCCATGATGTGGCTAGACCCCGCCGAGGCTATGGAACGGGAGGACATTGCCCCGCTTCTGCGGTTCAAGGTGCTGCCGGGCCTACTCGGCTTATAG
- a CDS encoding putative immunity protein produces MILPAVRDPRLVSVRRGGTLTETDHRLLAIWAARCAEHVLPLFEQSNGEDKRPRIAIEAARTWARGQAKTMDTRARGGHAMGAARPLRGAARFAAYAAGQAACVAHVAEHDLGAAAYAIKAVQAAAPRGKEKEAGQTERDWQRRHIPGGLYRLVLEDQARRNDICWSVFSD; encoded by the coding sequence ATGATCCTTCCCGCGGTTCGTGACCCTCGGCTGGTGAGCGTCCGCCGTGGTGGGACGCTCACCGAAACAGACCACCGTCTTCTAGCCATCTGGGCGGCCAGGTGTGCCGAACACGTGCTACCGCTATTCGAGCAATCAAATGGCGAGGACAAACGACCTCGTATTGCGATTGAAGCGGCACGGACGTGGGCACGCGGCCAAGCGAAGACGATGGACACCCGTGCGAGAGGCGGGCACGCAATGGGTGCAGCGCGACCTCTTCGCGGAGCAGCTCGTTTCGCCGCGTACGCAGCCGGTCAGGCTGCCTGTGTCGCTCACGTAGCTGAACACGATCTTGGTGCCGCTGCCTACGCGATCAAGGCGGTTCAGGCAGCAGCACCCCGGGGCAAAGAAAAGGAGGCGGGCCAGACTGAGCGCGATTGGCAGCGCAGACACATTCCGGGTGGTCTTTATCGTCTCGTCCTCGAGGACCAAGCCCGCCGCAACGACATCTGTTGGTCTGTGTTCAGCGACTGA
- a CDS encoding ABC transporter ATP-binding protein, whose amino-acid sequence MSMENVAWHSLWRMTGDNKGKAYAETTPRRVLAFASSYKNRLLVFVLFSVFSAVLAVITPVLAGRVVDAIVANSGVRAVVNLAVIIAIVAVLDVGVSLVVRWYSSRLGEGIIFDLRTAVFDHVQKMPVAFFTRTRTGALVSRLNNDVIGAQAAFAGTLSGLVSNTVALVLTAGVMFSTSWQVTVLALILLPVFLFPARRFGKSLAMLRKESADLNASMGTQMTERFSAPGATLIKLFGRPADESMQFGLRAGRVRDIGVKMAMRQFFFVSMLTLVAALALALVYGLGGVFAMRGELAAGDVVVLAMLLTRLYAPLTALANARVEITSALVSFDRVFEILDLKPLITDAPDARVLDAGPVAVKFNNVSFAYPSAEKVSLASLEDVSVLDTRGGETVLHGIDFEIPAGSTVALVGSSGAGKSTIASLLARLYDVDSGSVELAGEDIRHLKLDSLRSTVSMVTQDGHLFHETIGANLRLARPEASDEEIWQALRRARLEPTIASLPDGLDTVVGERGYRLSGGERQRMTIARLLLAAPQVVILDEATAALDSANEAAVQAALAEALADRTALVIAHRLSTIRSADLILVIEDGRVAERGTHSELMAVRGRYAELHDTQFAQ is encoded by the coding sequence ATGAGTATGGAAAACGTAGCCTGGCATTCGTTATGGCGAATGACCGGCGACAATAAGGGCAAGGCATATGCCGAGACGACCCCGCGGCGAGTTCTCGCCTTCGCCTCCAGTTATAAGAACCGCCTGTTGGTTTTTGTGCTTTTCTCGGTATTCTCCGCAGTTCTTGCCGTGATCACCCCGGTGCTCGCTGGCCGCGTGGTAGATGCCATCGTCGCCAACAGTGGTGTGCGGGCGGTGGTAAATCTGGCGGTCATCATTGCCATCGTTGCCGTTCTGGACGTTGGGGTTTCCCTGGTGGTGCGCTGGTATTCATCGCGGTTGGGTGAAGGAATTATCTTTGATTTGCGCACGGCAGTCTTCGACCACGTGCAGAAAATGCCCGTAGCATTTTTCACTCGCACCCGGACCGGTGCGCTGGTTAGTCGGCTGAACAACGATGTCATCGGTGCCCAAGCAGCATTCGCCGGAACGCTTTCTGGCTTGGTATCCAATACGGTGGCGCTGGTGCTCACCGCCGGCGTCATGTTCTCCACCTCGTGGCAGGTCACAGTGCTGGCGCTGATTTTATTGCCCGTTTTCCTCTTTCCGGCACGCAGGTTTGGCAAGTCGCTTGCCATGCTTCGCAAGGAATCCGCTGACCTTAACGCCTCGATGGGCACCCAAATGACCGAGCGATTTTCCGCGCCCGGTGCCACCCTGATCAAGCTCTTTGGGCGCCCCGCAGACGAATCGATGCAATTCGGGCTCCGTGCAGGACGAGTCCGAGACATTGGGGTGAAGATGGCGATGCGGCAGTTCTTCTTCGTCTCAATGCTCACGTTAGTTGCCGCGTTGGCCCTAGCCTTGGTCTACGGACTCGGTGGGGTATTTGCGATGCGTGGGGAATTGGCGGCCGGTGACGTCGTGGTATTGGCCATGCTGCTGACCCGGCTCTACGCCCCGCTAACCGCTCTGGCCAACGCTCGAGTGGAAATCACCAGTGCGTTGGTCAGCTTTGACCGCGTCTTTGAGATCCTCGATCTGAAACCGCTGATCACCGACGCTCCTGATGCCCGAGTATTAGACGCGGGACCGGTGGCCGTGAAGTTCAATAACGTCTCCTTCGCCTACCCCAGTGCGGAAAAGGTGTCACTTGCCTCGCTTGAAGATGTCTCCGTACTCGACACTCGTGGTGGGGAAACGGTGCTTCACGGTATCGACTTTGAGATTCCTGCCGGCTCGACGGTGGCGCTGGTCGGATCATCCGGAGCCGGTAAGTCAACCATCGCCTCGCTGCTGGCGCGACTATACGACGTTGATTCTGGAAGCGTGGAGCTCGCCGGCGAGGACATTCGTCATCTCAAACTTGATTCGCTGCGCTCAACTGTTTCCATGGTCACTCAGGATGGGCACCTATTCCACGAGACCATCGGTGCCAACTTACGCCTCGCCCGGCCCGAGGCCAGCGATGAAGAAATCTGGCAGGCGCTACGTAGGGCCCGACTCGAGCCAACCATTGCCTCGCTGCCAGATGGACTAGACACCGTGGTGGGGGAGCGGGGCTACCGACTTTCCGGTGGTGAACGCCAGCGCATGACGATCGCTCGGTTGCTGTTGGCCGCTCCTCAAGTGGTGATCCTCGACGAGGCCACCGCCGCGTTGGATTCGGCTAACGAAGCTGCCGTACAGGCGGCACTCGCCGAGGCTCTGGCCGACCGGACCGCTTTGGTGATTGCCCACCGGCTCTCCACCATCCGCTCGGCCGACCTGATCCTGGTGATCGAGGACGGACGCGTTGCCGAACGTGGAACCCACTCCGAGTTGATGGCGGTCCGTGGGCGCTACGCAGAACTGCACGATACGCAGTTCGCCCAGTAG
- the sucD gene encoding succinate--CoA ligase subunit alpha has product MSIYLNKDSKVIVQGITGGEGTKHTALMLKAGTNIVGGVNARKAGTTVTHGEKNIKVFGAVAEAMTETGADVSIVFVPPAFTKDAVVEAIEAGIGLVVVITEGVPVQDAAEFWALAQSKVDAEGNQVTRIIGPNCPGIITPGESLVGITPNNITQKGPIGLVSKSGTLTYQMMFELRDLGFSTAIGIGGDPVIGTTHIDALAAFEADPETKAIVMIGEIGGDAEERAAEYIKANVTKPVVGYVAGFTAPEGKTMGHAGAIVSGSAGTAQAKKEALEAAGVKVGKTPSETATLLREVFAAL; this is encoded by the coding sequence ATGAGCATTTACCTTAACAAGGACTCCAAGGTCATCGTTCAGGGCATCACCGGTGGCGAGGGTACCAAGCACACCGCACTGATGCTCAAGGCCGGCACCAACATTGTCGGTGGCGTGAACGCCCGCAAGGCCGGCACCACCGTGACCCACGGCGAAAAGAACATCAAGGTTTTCGGTGCAGTTGCCGAAGCCATGACCGAGACCGGTGCGGATGTTTCCATCGTTTTCGTTCCGCCGGCATTCACCAAGGATGCAGTTGTTGAAGCCATCGAGGCAGGCATCGGCCTGGTCGTTGTCATCACCGAAGGCGTTCCGGTACAGGATGCAGCCGAGTTCTGGGCCCTGGCCCAGTCCAAGGTTGACGCCGAAGGCAACCAGGTCACTCGCATCATCGGCCCGAACTGCCCCGGCATCATCACCCCGGGTGAGTCACTGGTTGGCATCACGCCGAACAACATCACCCAGAAGGGCCCGATCGGCTTGGTCTCCAAGTCCGGTACCTTGACCTACCAGATGATGTTCGAACTGCGCGACCTGGGCTTCTCCACCGCCATCGGCATCGGCGGCGACCCGGTCATCGGAACCACCCACATCGACGCCCTGGCTGCGTTCGAAGCGGACCCGGAGACCAAGGCCATCGTGATGATCGGTGAAATCGGCGGCGACGCCGAAGAGCGTGCAGCCGAGTACATCAAGGCCAACGTCACCAAGCCGGTTGTTGGCTACGTGGCTGGCTTCACCGCTCCCGAGGGCAAGACCATGGGCCACGCTGGCGCCATCGTCTCCGGCTCGGCCGGTACGGCTCAGGCCAAGAAGGAAGCACTTGAGGCTGCCGGCGTGAAGGTCGGTAAGACCCCGTCGGAAACCGCAACGCTGCTGCGCGAAGTTTTCGCCGCACTCTAA
- a CDS encoding FdhF/YdeP family oxidoreductase — protein sequence MHRPAPTQDINEDDLKVTEPKRSAAGVKAVMVSLERGFAAAGVSRTVRSMLRINQRGGFDCPGCAWPESITGARKPAEFCENGAKAIAEEASARTVTPEWWAKHPISVLREKTEYWLGSQGRITEPMIIREGESHYTPITWAQAFATIAEHTNATTPDKCVFYTSGRTANETAFMYQLLARSVGTNNLPDCSNMCHESSGSALNPTIGIGKGTVSLEDFEHAELIFVIGQNPGTNHPRMLSALADARKRGAHIVAVNPLPEAGFFGFKDPQTVGGMLGHHDDISDHFLQIKVGGDLALFQAFGHLIFEAENNNPGTVIDVAFIDSMTDGYAAYKEARSTLDWEATEEATGLTRAEITTVANLLIKSKASIFCWALGLTQQPHSVPTLKEIINLLLVQGNFGKPGAGACPVRGHSNVQGDRTMGIWEKPGEALLASLDAEFNITSPRAHGYDSTDALDAFEQDTVDVFVSMGGNFALANSETEILEAGMQRAKLTVHISTKPNRSHVVHGRTSLILPTLGRTDRDDKHPGGAQFLSVEDSMSVVHSTQGRLTPVSEHLLAEPVIVGRMAQAILGDEHPVDWKSMTEDYDVIRDHISRVLPGFEDFNKRVRGRNGFVLPNPPRDTRSFATDIGKGRFTVSPFEALSAPAGHLILQTMRSHDQYNTTFYGLDDRYRGIKNGRRVILINPDDLNELGLEDKALVDVISTFGGTERRANRFRLVSYPTAKGCAAAYYPEANALVHRDLVARESNTPGFKAMTVRFVPHELAPGPTLDS from the coding sequence ATGCACCGCCCAGCCCCAACTCAGGACATCAATGAAGATGATCTGAAAGTCACGGAACCCAAACGTAGCGCCGCCGGCGTGAAAGCGGTCATGGTGTCCTTAGAACGAGGATTCGCCGCAGCGGGTGTTAGCCGAACCGTGCGTTCAATGCTGCGTATTAACCAGCGCGGTGGCTTCGATTGCCCCGGTTGCGCCTGGCCCGAATCCATCACCGGCGCGCGCAAGCCCGCGGAGTTCTGCGAGAACGGTGCCAAGGCCATCGCCGAGGAAGCCAGTGCGCGTACCGTGACCCCCGAATGGTGGGCCAAACACCCGATCAGCGTGCTGCGTGAAAAGACCGAGTATTGGCTTGGTTCCCAGGGGCGGATCACCGAGCCCATGATCATCCGCGAGGGTGAGAGTCACTACACGCCCATCACCTGGGCTCAGGCCTTTGCCACCATTGCCGAACACACCAATGCCACCACCCCGGATAAGTGCGTGTTCTATACCTCTGGCCGCACGGCAAACGAAACAGCCTTTATGTACCAGCTGTTGGCTCGCTCGGTGGGCACCAACAACCTGCCGGACTGCTCAAATATGTGCCACGAATCTTCTGGCTCTGCGTTGAACCCCACCATTGGTATCGGTAAGGGCACCGTTTCCCTTGAGGACTTCGAGCACGCCGAACTGATCTTTGTTATTGGTCAGAACCCCGGAACCAACCACCCGCGGATGCTCTCGGCGTTAGCCGACGCGCGCAAGCGCGGAGCCCACATCGTCGCGGTTAACCCGTTGCCGGAGGCCGGATTCTTCGGATTCAAGGATCCCCAGACCGTCGGTGGCATGCTTGGGCACCACGACGACATTAGTGATCACTTCCTGCAGATCAAGGTCGGTGGGGACCTGGCACTCTTCCAAGCCTTTGGACACCTGATCTTCGAGGCCGAGAACAACAACCCCGGCACGGTGATTGACGTGGCGTTCATCGATTCGATGACCGACGGTTACGCGGCCTACAAGGAGGCACGCTCCACACTCGATTGGGAAGCCACCGAGGAAGCCACCGGATTGACTCGCGCCGAGATCACCACCGTGGCCAACCTGCTGATCAAGTCCAAGGCGTCCATCTTCTGCTGGGCGCTGGGACTGACCCAGCAGCCGCACTCGGTGCCGACGCTGAAGGAAATTATCAACCTGCTGCTCGTGCAGGGAAACTTCGGCAAGCCGGGCGCCGGTGCCTGCCCGGTCCGTGGCCACTCCAATGTCCAGGGGGATCGGACCATGGGGATCTGGGAGAAGCCAGGGGAAGCATTGTTGGCTTCCCTCGATGCGGAGTTCAACATCACCTCCCCACGCGCTCACGGGTATGACTCCACCGATGCGCTTGATGCCTTCGAACAGGACACCGTTGACGTATTTGTCTCCATGGGCGGAAACTTTGCTCTGGCTAACTCGGAGACCGAGATCCTGGAAGCCGGTATGCAGCGTGCCAAGCTGACGGTACACATTTCCACCAAGCCCAACCGTTCCCACGTGGTTCACGGTCGTACCTCGCTCATCCTGCCTACTCTGGGACGAACCGACCGAGACGATAAGCACCCCGGTGGTGCCCAGTTCCTCTCGGTGGAGGACTCCATGTCGGTGGTCCACTCCACCCAGGGGCGGCTCACGCCGGTGTCCGAACATCTCTTGGCCGAACCGGTGATCGTTGGCCGCATGGCACAGGCGATCCTCGGTGACGAGCACCCGGTGGATTGGAAATCCATGACCGAGGACTACGACGTCATCCGTGATCACATCTCTCGGGTACTACCGGGCTTTGAGGACTTCAACAAGCGGGTACGCGGACGCAACGGTTTTGTTCTGCCCAACCCGCCACGCGACACCCGTTCCTTCGCCACCGACATCGGCAAGGGGCGATTTACCGTCTCGCCCTTCGAGGCGCTCTCGGCTCCCGCCGGTCACTTGATCTTGCAGACCATGCGGTCCCATGACCAGTACAACACCACGTTCTACGGACTGGATGATCGGTACCGCGGCATCAAGAACGGGCGACGGGTCATCCTGATCAACCCAGATGACCTAAATGAACTGGGACTCGAAGACAAGGCTCTGGTCGATGTGATCTCCACCTTTGGCGGTACCGAACGCCGCGCGAACCGTTTCCGGTTGGTCTCATACCCGACGGCCAAGGGTTGCGCCGCGGCGTACTACCCCGAGGCCAATGCGCTGGTGCACCGGGATCTGGTGGCCCGAGAGTCCAACACCCCCGGGTTCAAGGCCATGACGGTGCGCTTTGTACCGCACGAATTGGCTCCGGGTCCGACGCTGGACAGTTAG
- a CDS encoding ROK family protein — MQRGTNLGRLGDFNQAVIFESIRRAVDGVSRVELAGSTGLSPQTISNVVRRLLDEGLVREDRTIVSGPGKPRTVLELEASRMVAVGIHLDPGVITVVMLNLRGEIMHSRRLDIPAVEVPEKTIETMARTVDEIISMAGVPRSNVLGVGVVVPGPLDPVRGVMTNPPLLDGWKDVDMVEPLHRMLKLDVLIEKDTIAASIAEQWKSNEAERDNFVTMYIGAGIGAGMVLNGEIHRGISGNAGEVGHYSTGVVAHDCDICGRNDCLHAALAFSKFAQLARERGLDLTVPDDGSVAERAAGIAELVRLAKSGNEAAVEILRDRMGLVGQVAGQLANTLDIGLIIFGGPLWAEVGELCLEDVSSIINERFISKNVHAVEVRSSSLGHEVGAIGGACVVMDANLSPKAAALLLR; from the coding sequence ATGCAGCGGGGCACCAACTTAGGTCGACTCGGGGATTTTAATCAGGCGGTCATCTTTGAATCGATCCGTAGGGCAGTAGACGGGGTGAGCCGTGTCGAATTGGCTGGCTCCACCGGTCTCTCCCCACAGACGATCTCAAATGTTGTTCGACGCCTTCTTGACGAGGGGCTCGTCAGGGAAGACCGTACGATCGTATCCGGCCCAGGCAAGCCGAGAACCGTTCTGGAACTCGAAGCCAGCCGCATGGTTGCCGTTGGCATCCATCTGGACCCGGGGGTCATCACCGTGGTGATGCTGAACCTCCGAGGGGAAATCATGCACTCGCGTCGCCTTGATATCCCCGCTGTGGAAGTTCCGGAAAAGACTATCGAAACCATGGCTCGCACCGTGGACGAGATCATTTCCATGGCCGGTGTGCCGCGCTCCAACGTGTTGGGTGTCGGTGTTGTCGTTCCTGGTCCGCTGGATCCAGTCCGCGGTGTCATGACCAATCCGCCGCTGCTTGATGGCTGGAAAGACGTTGACATGGTTGAGCCACTGCACCGCATGCTCAAGCTCGATGTTCTCATTGAGAAGGACACCATTGCCGCCTCCATTGCCGAGCAGTGGAAAAGCAATGAAGCCGAGCGCGACAATTTTGTCACCATGTACATCGGTGCCGGAATCGGTGCGGGAATGGTCCTCAATGGTGAAATCCACCGTGGCATTAGCGGCAATGCCGGCGAAGTAGGACACTACTCCACTGGGGTTGTCGCTCACGACTGCGATATTTGTGGTCGAAATGACTGCCTCCATGCGGCACTTGCTTTCAGCAAGTTCGCACAATTAGCACGCGAGCGTGGACTGGACCTGACGGTGCCGGATGATGGCTCCGTGGCAGAACGCGCCGCGGGCATCGCAGAGCTTGTCAGGCTGGCGAAGTCCGGCAATGAGGCAGCGGTGGAGATCCTCCGCGATCGCATGGGACTTGTCGGCCAGGTGGCCGGTCAGCTCGCCAATACCTTGGACATCGGCCTCATCATTTTCGGTGGACCGTTGTGGGCCGAGGTAGGAGAACTGTGCCTTGAGGATGTGAGTTCAATCATCAACGAGAGATTCATTTCCAAGAATGTTCATGCCGTAGAGGTCAGGTCGTCGAGCTTGGGTCACGAAGTCGGCGCCATTGGTGGCGCATGCGTGGTTATGGATGCGAATTTGTCCCCGAAGGCTGCTGCCTTGTTGCTGCGCTAA
- the sucC gene encoding ADP-forming succinate--CoA ligase subunit beta, whose translation MDLYEYQARDMFESHGVPVLAGIVAYTPEEAKAAAEKIGGVVVVKAQVKVGGRGKAGGVKVAKTADEAFAYATDILGMDIKGHTVNKVMIAQGADIAEEFYFSVLLDRANRNYLAMCSVEGGMEIEELAVERPEALARIAVDPAVGIDQAKADEIVAAAGFAPELTAKVASAILKLWDVFTKEDATLVEVNPLVLTGAGEIVALDGKVSIDENAEFRHADHAALEDKDAADPLEAKAKAMDLNYVKLDGEVGIIGNGAGLVMSTLDVVAYAGENHGNVKPANFLDIGGGASAEVMAAGLDVILNDEQVKSVFVNVFGGITACDAVANGIVGALNTLGAAANKPLVVRLDGNNVEEGRRILADANHPLVTLAATMDEGADKAAELANAAK comes from the coding sequence GTGGACCTGTATGAATACCAGGCGCGCGATATGTTCGAGTCCCACGGTGTACCCGTGCTGGCCGGCATCGTTGCCTACACACCTGAAGAAGCCAAGGCCGCTGCCGAGAAAATCGGTGGCGTCGTGGTTGTTAAAGCCCAGGTAAAGGTCGGAGGCCGCGGCAAGGCCGGTGGCGTCAAGGTCGCAAAGACCGCCGACGAAGCTTTCGCCTACGCAACTGACATTCTCGGTATGGACATCAAGGGCCACACCGTGAACAAGGTCATGATCGCCCAGGGCGCCGACATCGCCGAGGAGTTCTACTTCTCCGTGCTGCTGGACCGCGCAAACCGCAACTACCTGGCCATGTGCTCGGTTGAAGGCGGCATGGAAATCGAGGAACTCGCCGTCGAGCGTCCCGAGGCCCTGGCCCGCATTGCCGTTGACCCGGCCGTTGGCATCGATCAGGCCAAGGCCGACGAAATCGTTGCCGCTGCAGGATTTGCACCGGAACTGACCGCTAAGGTTGCCTCGGCAATCCTGAAGCTGTGGGACGTCTTCACGAAGGAAGACGCAACCCTGGTTGAGGTCAACCCGTTGGTTCTCACCGGCGCCGGCGAGATCGTTGCCCTCGATGGCAAGGTCTCCATCGACGAGAACGCCGAGTTCCGCCACGCGGATCACGCTGCTCTTGAAGACAAGGATGCCGCCGATCCGCTCGAGGCCAAGGCTAAGGCCATGGACCTGAACTACGTCAAGCTTGACGGCGAAGTTGGCATCATCGGTAACGGTGCCGGCCTGGTCATGTCGACCTTGGACGTTGTTGCCTACGCTGGCGAAAACCACGGCAACGTGAAACCCGCCAACTTCTTGGACATCGGCGGTGGAGCTTCCGCCGAGGTCATGGCCGCAGGCCTCGACGTCATCCTGAACGACGAGCAGGTCAAGTCGGTGTTCGTCAACGTCTTCGGTGGCATCACCGCTTGTGACGCCGTCGCCAACGGCATCGTCGGCGCACTGAACACCTTGGGTGCAGCGGCCAACAAGCCGCTCGTTGTTCGCCTTGATGGCAACAACGTGGAGGAAGGCCGACGCATTCTTGCCGACGCCAACCACCCGCTGGTCACCCTGGCCGCAACCATGGACGAGGGCGCCGACAAGGCTGCCGAGCTCGCCAACGCAGCGAAGTAA
- the pcrA gene encoding DNA helicase PcrA, whose amino-acid sequence MDFLFDDFAAPAEAPHLPDAQELLAGLNPQQEQAVKHAGSPLLIVAGAGSGKTRVLSHRIAYLLATGRARPHEILAITFTNKAAAEMRERISALVGEDVAKKMWISTFHSSCVRILRREAASVGLKSSFSIYDSADSLRLITMVAKGLELDPKRFAPKAMSHKISALKNELIDDEQYASTVASNDPFASAVSQVYRGYTERLRAANALDFDDLIAHVVNVFRAYPALADNYRRRFRHVMVDEYQDTNHAQYSLVRELTGPDGPTPGGELTVVGDSDQSIYAFRGADIRNIVEFAKDYPDAETIKLEQNYRSTQTILSAANEVIKRNPGRQEKRLWTAEGDGEQIIGYVGESESDEARWIADEILRLNDEDDIRPGDVAIFYRTNAQSRSLEEQLMRVDLKYKVIGGTRFYDRKEIKDALAYLRALVNPDDDINVRRILNEPKRGIGDRAEYAVAALAERERISFMAALRRADDAPGLGTRGLNMVGAFVKIIDDLAVVADGSGPAEALEAVLEQTGYLEMLRSSSDLQDESRVENLAELVAVVRDFVKENPEGTLIDFLERVALVADADSIPEAPNDAEGVDMARREGMVTLMTLHTAKGLEFPVVFLTGMEHGIFPHQRSLTDEKELAEERRLAYVGLTRARQRLYLTRAEYRSLWGQSQANPASQFLEEIPSNLVDWKREGMKRSSLDSFGGRNSFATSRYESGSYWGAGSGSSTSTGRLSGAPEIHQLKTSPTARAQGRVQPNKEIIALNVGDKVDHGTFGQGVVLAIEGAGDKTVAKVKFAEAEKRLLLRYAPLTKLD is encoded by the coding sequence ATGGATTTTCTTTTCGATGACTTCGCTGCACCTGCTGAAGCCCCACACCTGCCCGACGCCCAAGAGCTGCTTGCCGGGCTGAACCCCCAACAAGAACAGGCCGTCAAGCATGCCGGTTCCCCGCTGCTGATCGTTGCCGGCGCCGGATCTGGCAAGACTCGGGTCCTGTCGCACCGTATCGCCTATCTTTTGGCAACGGGGCGGGCTCGCCCGCATGAGATCCTCGCCATTACGTTCACCAACAAGGCTGCAGCGGAAATGCGTGAGCGAATCTCGGCATTGGTGGGTGAAGATGTGGCCAAGAAGATGTGGATTTCAACCTTCCACTCTTCGTGTGTGCGCATTCTGCGCCGCGAAGCGGCTTCCGTCGGACTGAAATCAAGCTTCTCCATTTACGACTCGGCCGATTCCCTGCGCCTGATCACGATGGTTGCCAAGGGGCTGGAACTGGATCCCAAAAGATTCGCGCCCAAGGCGATGTCCCACAAGATCTCCGCGCTGAAGAACGAACTCATCGACGATGAGCAATACGCTTCAACCGTTGCCAGCAATGATCCGTTCGCGTCGGCCGTTTCGCAGGTATATCGCGGATACACCGAACGCCTGCGCGCCGCGAACGCGCTAGATTTTGATGACCTGATTGCCCATGTGGTCAACGTCTTCCGGGCATACCCCGCGCTGGCCGATAACTACCGGCGCCGCTTCCGACACGTGATGGTCGACGAGTATCAGGACACCAACCACGCCCAATACTCTCTGGTCCGTGAATTGACCGGGCCCGACGGACCGACACCCGGTGGCGAACTGACCGTGGTGGGCGATTCAGACCAGTCCATTTATGCGTTTCGTGGCGCCGACATCCGCAATATCGTGGAGTTCGCCAAGGACTACCCGGACGCTGAAACCATCAAGCTGGAACAGAACTACCGCTCAACACAAACCATTCTCTCGGCCGCCAACGAGGTCATCAAACGCAACCCGGGCCGACAAGAAAAACGCCTTTGGACGGCCGAAGGCGACGGAGAGCAGATCATCGGCTACGTGGGTGAATCCGAATCCGATGAGGCTCGTTGGATTGCCGATGAAATCCTGCGGCTGAATGATGAGGACGACATCCGCCCCGGCGATGTCGCCATTTTCTACCGCACCAACGCACAGTCGCGTTCCCTCGAGGAACAGCTGATGCGTGTGGATCTGAAGTACAAGGTCATCGGTGGCACCAGGTTCTATGACCGCAAGGAGATCAAGGACGCCTTGGCCTACCTGCGGGCGCTAGTTAATCCGGACGACGACATCAACGTGCGCCGAATCCTCAACGAACCCAAGCGGGGGATCGGAGACCGTGCGGAATACGCCGTTGCCGCCCTAGCCGAACGTGAACGCATCTCCTTTATGGCTGCCCTGCGGCGTGCCGATGATGCTCCGGGTCTTGGCACCCGCGGGCTGAACATGGTTGGCGCGTTCGTGAAAATCATCGATGACCTAGCCGTCGTGGCAGATGGCTCGGGGCCCGCGGAGGCTCTTGAAGCGGTGCTGGAGCAGACCGGATACCTGGAAATGCTGCGCTCCTCCTCGGACCTGCAAGACGAGTCGCGCGTGGAAAACTTGGCCGAGCTGGTGGCAGTGGTGCGGGACTTCGTGAAGGAGAATCCGGAGGGTACGCTGATCGACTTCCTGGAGCGCGTAGCTCTGGTGGCCGATGCCGACTCCATCCCGGAAGCACCCAACGACGCCGAGGGTGTGGATATGGCGAGGCGCGAAGGAATGGTGACTCTCATGACACTGCACACGGCCAAGGGACTCGAATTTCCCGTGGTATTTCTCACGGGTATGGAACACGGAATTTTCCCTCATCAACGTTCCTTGACCGATGAAAAGGAACTTGCAGAGGAGCGCCGGCTGGCCTATGTGGGATTGACCCGCGCCCGGCAACGCCTCTACCTCACGCGTGCCGAGTACCGCAGCCTCTGGGGTCAATCCCAGGCTAATCCGGCGAGCCAGTTCCTGGAGGAAATCCCCTCCAACCTCGTTGATTGGAAGCGGGAGGGGATGAAACGGTCCAGCCTAGATTCCTTCGGTGGGCGCAATAGCTTTGCTACCAGCCGCTATGAGTCGGGCTCCTATTGGGGTGCGGGTTCTGGCTCGAGCACCAGTACCGGCAGATTGTCGGGTGCGCCGGAGATTCATCAGCTCAAAACCTCACCGACGGCTCGGGCCCAGGGACGGGTCCAGCCGAACAAGGAGATCATTGCCCTGAATGTCGGGGACAAGGTCGATCATGGAACCTTCGGGCAGGGTGTTGTACTGGCGATTGAGGGTGCGGGGGACAAAACTGTGGCCAAGGTTAAATTCGCCGAGGCGGAAAAGCGATTGCTGCTTCGTTATGCCCCACTTACGAAGCTTGACTAG